A DNA window from Luteolibacter luteus contains the following coding sequences:
- the mpl gene encoding UDP-N-acetylmuramate:L-alanyl-gamma-D-glutamyl-meso-diaminopimelate ligase encodes MSEKKHFHFTGVCGTAMGAVAVAMKRKGYTVTGSDTNVYPPMSDFLRGEGIEIAEGYRAENLPEGADVIVIGNAISRGNEEAEAALSRKLLYQSLPEVMKEHFLRGKRNYVVSGTHGKTTTSSMLTWLFLSAGRDPGWMIGGLPKNLGRGANFTESDFTVLEGDEYDTAFFDKRSKFLHYLPEVAVVNNIEFDHADIYSCLDEIKLTFKRLLNVVPRTGLAIINGDDVNCLAVSEKAPCPVQTVGLNEGNQLRITDVSYDTDRSSFTLGGERYSLRMTGEFNVRNAAMATAAALFAGLTPEEIRGGLESFDGVARRQELRGEAGGVKVIDDFAHHPTAIKYAVGSLRQRYNGSKLWILFEPRSNTTRRAVFQNELAEALALADQAVVSEIPDLHKFPENDRLDPDKLVADIGRHGGTGRYIHTVDEIVATVAGEAKPGDVVAVLSNGGFGGIHKKLLEKLG; translated from the coding sequence ATGTCCGAGAAAAAGCATTTCCATTTCACCGGCGTCTGCGGGACTGCCATGGGAGCCGTGGCCGTCGCGATGAAGCGCAAGGGCTACACCGTCACCGGGTCCGATACGAACGTGTATCCGCCGATGTCGGATTTCCTGCGGGGTGAGGGGATCGAGATCGCCGAGGGTTACCGCGCGGAAAACCTGCCGGAAGGGGCGGATGTGATCGTGATCGGGAATGCGATCAGCCGTGGCAACGAGGAGGCCGAAGCCGCACTGTCCCGCAAGCTGCTCTATCAATCCCTCCCGGAGGTGATGAAGGAGCACTTCCTGCGCGGAAAGCGGAACTACGTGGTGAGCGGAACCCATGGGAAGACGACCACCAGCTCGATGCTCACCTGGCTCTTTCTCTCCGCCGGGCGCGATCCCGGCTGGATGATCGGCGGACTGCCGAAGAACCTCGGACGTGGTGCGAATTTCACGGAGTCCGATTTCACGGTGCTGGAAGGCGACGAGTACGACACGGCCTTCTTCGACAAGCGCTCGAAGTTCCTGCACTACCTTCCCGAAGTAGCGGTGGTGAACAACATCGAGTTCGACCACGCGGACATCTACTCGTGTCTGGACGAGATCAAGCTCACCTTCAAGCGCCTGCTAAACGTGGTGCCGCGGACCGGTCTGGCGATCATCAACGGGGACGATGTGAACTGCCTGGCTGTTTCCGAAAAGGCGCCATGCCCGGTGCAAACCGTTGGCCTGAACGAGGGCAACCAGCTCCGGATCACGGACGTGAGCTACGACACGGATCGTAGCTCCTTCACCCTTGGCGGCGAACGCTACTCGCTGCGGATGACCGGGGAGTTCAATGTGCGCAATGCGGCGATGGCCACGGCGGCCGCGCTCTTCGCGGGGCTGACGCCGGAGGAAATCCGCGGTGGCTTGGAAAGCTTCGACGGTGTGGCCCGTCGCCAGGAACTCCGCGGGGAGGCTGGCGGAGTGAAGGTGATCGATGACTTCGCGCACCACCCGACCGCCATCAAGTATGCGGTCGGCAGCCTGCGTCAGCGCTACAATGGCAGCAAGCTGTGGATCCTTTTCGAACCACGCTCGAACACCACACGTCGCGCCGTTTTCCAGAACGAGTTGGCGGAGGCTCTGGCACTCGCTGACCAAGCCGTGGTTTCCGAAATCCCGGATCTTCACAAGTTCCCGGAGAATGATCGCCTCGATCCTGACAAGTTGGTCGCCGACATCGGTCGTCACGGCGGGACAGGCCGCTACATCCACACCGTGGACGAGATCGTCGCCACGGTTGCGGGTGAAGCAAAGCCCGGGGACGTGGTGGCCGTGCTCAGCAACGGGGGCTTCGGTGGCATCCACAAGAAGTTGCTGGAGAAGCTCGGATAA